AATGTAAAGCGCTCGAAAAAATTACTCGTGAAGTTGTGGAAGAATCCAACTTAAATGCAACAATCTCAAAAGTTGAAGACATTGTGGAGATTATGAAATTCAACGTAATGACTACTCCAGCTTTAGTTGTGGACGGAAAAGTTGTACTCAAAGGTC
The genomic region above belongs to uncultured Paludibacter sp. and contains:
- a CDS encoding conserved hypothetical protein (Evidence 4 : Unknown function but conserved in other organisms), with the translated sequence MEIKVLGTGCPKCKALEKITREVVEESNLNATISKVEDIVEIMKFNVMTTPALVVDGKVVLKGRVPSNDELKEILTKKVFML